The genomic segment ATGACTCTAccagaaaaaataaatcaagttttttttcaaaggaGCGTTGGGTTAAGCTTCAGAAGAATCAAAATTattagacaaaacaaaaataggaaCGTGAGGTCCAtgcaacacaaaaacaataatgTAAAGTATTCAGATGGAtttctagaaagaaaaatataagaaacttaaaaaagtttgaaaaaggaCAGGACACAGATCAAACAGATAATGGTCATCAATGTCAAGCAGACAAGGTATAAACTCAAAGCAACTTGACAGTATGGGCAAGCCAGAGTTTGCACAGACAaatgctatttttttctcttcattgtctttgagtctcttttattgaattatatatacgtttgtgtttggtttgtaTTCTACTGAATATAAATATCTGAAATTTATTCGTGTCTTCTTGTATTCTATGATAACTGTGTGCGCTTATTGGAATAAATCGcaataaaaaagaagatgaagagaagagtCAAGATAGATAGAAGAGACATTGTGGCTTACATGTTCTTCTGCCTTTGAAACAACTCATCTCTCCAAAGCCATTTTCAAACACATATTGTCTTTATCAACAATAATGTAGGATAAAAAtaagaactttttaaaataaaaatagaaatagactTTAAAAAATATCGACTAAAAATAATGAGAATATTAGATTTCCCTTCAAAATTCATTAAATCATGCACTAAACTAGTAATAATGAATGGTACGAGACAAATGGAACAAATGATATAGATCATGATAACGAAACGACTTAAAAAGCAATAATTCTTATAACTAATTTAGAAGGTAACCCCACTCAAACAGAAATTACTGTATACACTAGGCATCATATactatttatgatattattgtttAGCAGAAAATTTCATAGCGATATCTAAACTAATTTATGTGACTCTTACTCTATATGAATTTCACTACTCCATAAACAAGGTGCACTCAACGCAAGTAAACCCCTAATTTAAGCTAGGGGTTGGAGGAAATAATGGTTTGGAGAAAAGATTTTGTTGTTTACCATTCGattaattactattttaattagTCTGACTTCATAGATATTTGACTTGTGAAACAGGACATTAAACGCCATACATAGAGAAGGCCAGACGAGTAGAAACAAGATTGAAACCACAAATATGGTTAAGGTTAACATTTGGCCATATGGTTGATAGACCATGCAAAAATTTTGAATCTACCTTTTGTGTATTCTATATAGGTTGATTATTTGTTActtatagtgtatatatataaaaccagttatatatatatatatatatattatgttgtggaagtaacaaataaaaggaaaagattatatatattcttgtcaAAGTAACTTCTTAATTTAACGATTTGTACAGTATttctaatcaatatataataattcatCTTTTGTAGAATAGAAAGAAATCTACATATTGTAAACAAGAGAACAACTCTTGTACAGTATTTATAATCTCTCGTTCCTAACATAATTAAAAGTTTACTGAATAGAAAATttactgaatatatatatactgaataGAAAATTTACATATTGTAAAACAAATAGATGGGAATAAACTTAGTACTGCTGTACTGATCAGAATGAAAATACTTGattcaaaaattaatacaaaaaagaaaaaaactagctATTCCTCTCAAGGACCAACGGTCAACAATACACGTTGACTTGAGGGAAAAGTCGCCACCCAAGctattatacaaaatatttagaaataattaaatagaaacaAGACACCgaagatatataaaaaggaaaaaagaaaatcccAAGAGAgtggttaattaaaaaaaaaaatgttagatatATTAATACAGCCACAAATCTTGAGTCGATGCGTAACGCGATCCCCGCCATTTGCTTCCGTCTTCTTagcaaagagaaaagaaaaaaccctaagtaatatttatttcttatttcttgtttcttgactTTCTTGGTAATAGCTAGTTTCGATGCTTCGATCTTCCGAGTCTAGAGTGTGACAATGTGTGATCAAACCTTTATAACCTCAAAGGGGAATGATCTCGAGGGAGTGACCAGTTCAGCTATAATTATCATATCGACTCCTCTAGTCTCTCGATGTAGAGTTTTATCTGAACATGGAGATGAGAGATCGAAAGACGACTTCATCACAAGGAATAGTGATACCCATCTCGTGCTCAAACCCAAACTCTTCCTCAGCTAGTTGTAGGAGTGTCTGGAACTCATGATGATCTAGCCATGAGATTGGGACCACATAGCGACTTCGGTGTTGACCGACATAGACGGGGAAATGACCTTTTGGCACGTCATTGAAGTAGCAATTACCTTGATTCTTCTTTCCAAGACTTGAGCACCTCTTCAAGATTTGCTTTAGGGATGCTGCTTGAGATAGCGCTGCTTTGTTTGACTTCTTTATCGCCATTTTGAGCTTATTCTGTAGAGAGAGAACtagatagagagaagagagaaagtttGGTATGTTTGAAGAAAGGTGTGGATGTGAAGGTGGTGGGGAGAAATATGAAGGGGTATTTAAAGGCAcaatgagagagaaaaaatcgaaagattttattataa from the Camelina sativa cultivar DH55 chromosome 12, Cs, whole genome shotgun sequence genome contains:
- the LOC104729568 gene encoding auxin-induced protein 15A-like; protein product: MAIKKSNKAALSQAASLKQILKRCSSLGKKNQGNCYFNDVPKGHFPVYVGQHRSRYVVPISWLDHHEFQTLLQLAEEEFGFEHEMGITIPCDEVVFRSLISMFR